The following are from one region of the Gloeomargarita lithophora Alchichica-D10 genome:
- a CDS encoding DUF3769 domain-containing protein, translating into MPYFAPIPPGTSSQVMALQDVRPASLQDIDYTSLPSWERIVQAIDPKERVEVDADRQTFNEQTQVFTATGNAVMRRRGAVLEADEIEVNLITRKATAIGEEVVFTRGDQVLRGKRLDYDLDAESGVFYQVRGGVRLQEADRGTNLMDAPVLVDPVAPPRAVLPQTAFERPGRGLQRFMADELTFDSKGGGTATNLRLTNDPFDPPELELQTRKATLTRLPNGDSEFRAKGGQLAFDRQIAVPLLRDRVVISRRRRDPLPFELGYDQRDLGGVFFSRTFDLVDDRNITFQITPIFLLQRTIERGFSLGGNFGLRSRLVADVARDTTVKLDGLLTRLDFRDTDERLRAQFRIEHRWLQVNSVIADAAYRQRVFNGSLGFEDVQFGAGVALASNEPITLDKARTTQLQYLLSARIIEANSDDTNDPDGQVLRTLGRYQGAIALTRGITLWQGKALPPTATQGLRFSPRPLTPSLSFSTGVSSINNFYSNGTTQIVLGGDIGFSGQFGHFAKNWFDYTAFNIFYSPRFRLTQESPFFFDRRVDQQVVNFFLAQQVYGPLRATANIAVSLDNGGVQVIDATYGLEYSRRTYGVSVFFNPERASGGILFRLNEFNWAGNPEPFLDRDQIAPRLDVQ; encoded by the coding sequence ATGCCCTATTTTGCCCCAATTCCGCCTGGAACGTCGTCCCAGGTGATGGCTCTTCAGGATGTCCGTCCGGCATCGCTGCAGGATATTGACTATACTTCTTTACCCTCCTGGGAACGGATTGTCCAGGCCATAGACCCCAAAGAGCGGGTGGAGGTGGACGCAGACCGGCAAACTTTTAACGAGCAAACCCAGGTCTTTACCGCCACGGGTAATGCGGTGATGCGCCGCCGGGGGGCGGTGCTGGAGGCGGATGAAATCGAGGTGAATCTTATCACCCGCAAGGCCACCGCCATTGGGGAAGAAGTGGTCTTTACCCGGGGGGATCAGGTACTGCGGGGCAAGCGCCTGGATTATGACCTGGATGCGGAGAGCGGGGTCTTTTACCAGGTGCGGGGGGGGGTGCGGCTTCAGGAAGCAGACCGGGGTACCAACCTCATGGATGCCCCCGTTTTGGTTGACCCGGTGGCTCCCCCACGGGCGGTGTTACCGCAAACCGCTTTTGAACGTCCGGGGCGAGGATTGCAGCGGTTTATGGCGGATGAACTGACGTTTGACTCGAAAGGGGGCGGCACGGCGACCAATCTGCGGCTGACCAATGACCCGTTTGACCCGCCGGAATTGGAATTGCAAACCCGCAAAGCCACCCTCACCCGTCTGCCCAATGGGGATAGTGAGTTTCGGGCCAAGGGGGGGCAGTTGGCCTTTGACCGGCAGATTGCGGTGCCCCTACTGCGGGATCGGGTGGTGATTTCCCGGCGGCGGCGTGACCCTTTACCGTTTGAACTGGGCTATGACCAACGGGATTTGGGCGGGGTATTTTTCAGCCGTACCTTTGATTTGGTGGATGATCGGAATATTACCTTCCAAATTACGCCGATTTTTCTCCTGCAACGCACCATTGAGCGAGGCTTTAGCCTAGGTGGTAATTTTGGCCTCCGTTCGCGCTTGGTTGCAGATGTGGCGCGGGATACGACGGTAAAACTGGATGGTCTGTTGACCCGGTTGGATTTCCGAGATACGGATGAACGCCTGCGGGCACAATTTCGCATTGAGCATCGCTGGTTGCAGGTCAATAGTGTGATCGCGGATGCGGCCTACCGGCAACGGGTGTTTAATGGTTCCCTGGGCTTTGAGGATGTGCAATTTGGGGCGGGGGTAGCCCTGGCTTCCAATGAACCCATCACGTTAGACAAAGCCCGTACCACCCAGTTGCAGTATCTATTGAGTGCCCGCATTATCGAAGCCAATAGCGATGATACCAATGACCCGGATGGGCAGGTATTGCGTACCTTGGGGCGGTATCAGGGGGCGATTGCGCTCACCCGGGGGATTACCCTTTGGCAGGGGAAAGCGTTACCGCCCACGGCAACCCAGGGGTTACGGTTTAGCCCCCGGCCTTTGACCCCATCCTTGAGTTTTAGTACTGGGGTATCAAGCATCAACAATTTTTATAGCAATGGCACCACCCAAATTGTTCTAGGTGGGGATATTGGATTTAGTGGTCAGTTTGGTCATTTTGCCAAAAATTGGTTTGACTATACGGCGTTTAATATATTTTATTCTCCCCGATTTCGATTGACCCAAGAATCGCCATTTTTCTTTGACCGCCGGGTGGATCAACAGGTCGTGAATTTTTTCCTGGCGCAACAAGTTTATGGTCCTTTGCGCGCCACGGCCAATATCGCCGTCAGTTTGGATAATGGGGGGGTGCAGGTGATTGATGCTACCTATGGTTTAGAATACAGCCGCCGTACCTATGGGGTTTCCGTATTTTTTAACCCGGAGCGGGCTTCCGGGGGAATTTTGTTTCGTCTGAATGAATTTAACTGGGCGGGCAACCCCGAACCATTTCTGGATCGGGATCAGATTGCTCCTCGTTTGGATGTGCAATAG